AGAAATTAATAAATCACATGCATCACACGCCATATTTGACGCTTGAGAGCCGTGCATTCCTATCATGCCGGTTTTTAAATCACTATCGCCCGGAAATGCTCCCCCGCCCATTACCGTAATTGCTACCGGCGAGTCCATTCTTGCAGCTAGAGTCCTGAATTCCTGCGAGGCCTTAGCACGTACGACCCCCCCGCCGCAAATTAATAAAGGTTTCTCGGACTTGTCAATTAATTCTGCGAGTTCGTCAATAGCGTTTAAATCAATTTCAGGATAGCCCACGCTGGGATGATGAGTCTTCCGCAATCTTTCTATACGGCTGCCAGTACTCATAAAGAATTCTTCAGGAGTTACCGGGTAATATTCGCACTCGTCAGCAGTCGCATTTTTCTGTATGTCAATCAATACCGGACCCGGACGGCCTGATCTGGCAATCGCAAAAGCCTCTCTAACTGTGTCAGCTAAATTTTCTACTTTACTGACTATATATGAACACTTAGTAATAGGAAGAGTTACGCCCGTTATGTCGACTTCCTGAAAAGCGTCCCGGCCTATTAAATCGCTGTTCACGTTGCAAGTTATAAACACTACAGGAGCAGAGTCCATATATGCCGTAGCTACTCCGGTCGCTAAATTAGTGGAACCCGGCCCCGATGTAGCAAAACAGACTCCGACTTTGCCCGTTGACCTCGCATAACCGTCTGCAGCATGTGAAGCCCCTTGCTCATGAGCCGTTAAAATATGCTTGATTTCTTTATGATCATATAATTTATCGTACACATTCAAGATAGCTCCGCCCGGGTAACCGAAAATAGTATCTACTCCCTGTTCAATTAAGCACTGTATCAATATTTCAGAGCCGTTTAACTTCATGCTTGTATTATTCAAGAATTATTATTCCCCTCGAGTTAAAAATTTTTCGTATAAGTTTAGCATAAATCAAGCTATAATTTACGTATTATTATATATTATTCAAGAAAGGAAATTTTTTTAATGGACATTGACATTGAATATTTATTATGGCTGCAAAATTTTCGAGAGAGCACGGACAATATTTTAACGCCGTTCTTTAACTTGATTACGACTATAGCAGCGGCCGGGCTTATTGTTATACCGATTTTTATTTACTGGTGCATTAATAAGAGAAGCGGACTTTATATACTTGTCTCAATAGGAATAAGCAGATTTATTAATTCGATCCTGAAATTAACTTTCTGTGTATATCGTCCATGGATTAGAGATTCAAGAATTATCCCGGATAAAGTTGCTATAAAAGATGCTAGCGGCTATTCATTTCCGAGCGGGCATGTTATGGACTCGACTCCGATTTACGGGGGACTCGCTGTTTTGTGCAGAAAGAAGGCGGCTTTTATTTCGTGGCTGTGTGCTTTAATGATTATATTGACGGCACTGTCAAGAAATTATTTAGGCGTTCACACTCCGCAGGATGTATTAGTAGGTGTATTAATGGCGTTATTCTCGTTATGGCTGACAAGTAAAATTTTTGCTTATATATATTCTCATCCTGAAAAGGAAAATATTTTCATGATTACGGGCTTGATTATTTGCGTTATAGTGCTGCTTTATGCCGAGTTAAAATCTTATCCGATGGACTATGACTCTAAAGGAAAGTTAATAGTTAATTATGACAGCATGATAAAATCTTCATTGCCTAGTATAGGAGAAGTAGCCGGCTTGATATTAGGTCGTTATCTTGACAGAAAATATATAAACTTTCAGCACACGGGATTTAATTTCAAGGGAGTTTTTTTCGCGCTCATGGGAATAACAATTTATTATTTGATATTTATAGAGTTCAGGCACGCATTATTTAACTTTAATCATGCTACGAGGCTTGCAAGGGGACTCTTAAGTATGATGTATATTACTGCATTATGGCCGGCAGTGATAAAATTTTTCGTGAAAGTTGAGAGGGCTTAAATTTATGGATATAGATTTTCTTTTATGGCTGCAAAGTATAAGGACTGAATACTTGACATCGCTTGCGTTATTTATCTCGGACTTAATTCCTTATATGAAATTTCCTGCGATATTTATTTACTGGTGCATTAACAAGAAAAAAGGTTTATTTGTGCTTGTGTCGTTCGGATTGAGCTATTTTATTAACGGCTTGCTTAAGGGAATATTTTGCGTATATAGGCCGTTCATAAAAGATTCTCGTGTGATTCCATTAGATAAAGAAGGCGGCTACTCATTTCCGAGCGGTCATGTAATGTTAGTGACTCCTCTTTTAGGGGGCTATGCTGTTCTATGCAGGAAGAAGACGCAAATAATTTCGTGGATTATGGGATTGTTAATTATTCTCATGATATTATCGCGGCTTTATATAGGAGTTCACACTCCGCAAGATGTAATAACTGGTGTATTATTGAGCTTATTGACGTTATATATTACTGCAAAAATTTTCGCTTTTATCGAACGCAGGCCGGAGTCTGAAAAATTTTTCTTATTGACCGGAATAATAATATGTATAGCTGCATTTGTATATTTATATTTCAAGTCTTATCCTGTAGATTATGACTCAGCCGGTAAAATTTTAGTCAAACCTGACAGCGCAAGAGCCTCAACTATAGGCAACATAGGAAATTTAGCGGGGATTCTTATAGGATTCTATATCGACAAAAAATTTATCAAGTTCTCGTATAAAAGTGTAAATTTTCGAGGAGTCTTGCTGGCAGTAATAGGAATCGCGTTTTATTATTATTTTGCGAGTTCATATATTGAAGACGCACTAAAAATTTTATGTTCGTCAACTTACCGCAAATTCATGAGATATTTTATTGAGAGTATATTTATAGTTGTGATATGGCCTGCAGTGATTAAATTATTCACGAGAAAATAATATTTTTACAGCTGCATTTACAGCTACAAGAATGTAAAATTTTCCTAGTGACAGCAATTATTGACGCGGGGATTACTGGAGCGGGATATAAAAATTTCTGCATAACTAATTTTGCGAAATAAGCATTAGACATTTGATAATTTCATTGCGATAATTTGTGCATAAAAATTTTTAACACTAACAGGAGGATTTACTAACATGATAAAAATTTTAGCGGCACTTGCAATTATTTCGTGTTTTGCTGCGGGTTCATTTGCGGAGGACTCTATTAAGGACTTCACGGAAGACACAAGAGTGTTCAAGATTGACTCAAGCATTCAAGTAAAGAAAGCACATTTTCATAATCGTTATGGAATAGATTTAACAGGAGATTTATATTTACCTGCAAATTTTGACGCGGGCAAAAAATATCCCGGTATTGCAGTCTGCGGGCCGTTCGGTGCAGTTAAAGAACAAGTCTCAGGACTCTATGCTCAAGAAATGGCTAAGGCTGGATATGTTGCGCTTGCTTTTGACCCTTCATTTACAGGAGAAAGCGGAGGAGTCGCCCGTTATGTGTCATCACCTGAAATTAACACAGAAGATTACTCGGCAGCGATTGATTTTCTCTCAGTGCAAAAATTTATAGATCCGTCAAAAATTGGAATCATAGGCGTCTGCGGATGGGGCGGAATTGCTTTAAATGCTGCGGCTGCTGATACGAGAATAAAAGCTGCAGTTGCATCAACTATGTATGACATGTCTAGAGTCAGCGCGAACGGATATTTTGACAGTGCCAACACAGAAGAAGCCCGTTATAACGCAAAAAAGGCCATGAACGAGCAGAGAATCAAAGACTACGAGTCAGGCAGTTACAAGCGGGCCGGTGGAGTTATTGACCCGTTACCTGAAGACGCGCCGCAGTTCGTTAAAGATTATTACGCATATTACAAGACTCCGAGGGGCTATCACAAGAGATCATTAAATTCTAATGAGGGCTGGAATGTTACGGCAGGACTCGCAATGATAAATATGCCGATGTTAGCATGGGTTGAAGAGATTCGCTCGCCTGTTTTGCTGGTATACGGAGAAAAAGCGCACTCAAAATATTTCAGTGAAGACGTTTTCAAGAGACTCAAGGGCGATAACAAGAAAATTATAATAATTCCTGACGCTTCACACATTGATTTATATGACAATCTCGAAAAAATCCCATTCAGCGAGATTATTTCTTTCATGGATAATTACGTGAAATAAATAAAAATTTTCCGGGCCTCGTGAGAGATTATATAATTTCTTGCGGGGCTTGTTTTATAGTGTGAACATGAAAATATTATATTACTCAAATAACTTTATCGCGGGCAATAACGGGCGGGAGAATGCACTAAAAAATTTTCGCGTATATTTAAGTGTTATAGCTGTAATTATAATGCTCGTGAGTCAGGCTTCAGCAATGGAATATAGAAATCTTAATGACGGCCGTAAAATTCCCGTGTTAGGCTTGGGAACGTGGACTCTGAATAATTCACAGGCTGCTGATTTAGTATATATTGCTATAAAGTCAGGTTATAGATTAATAGATACAGCTAGATATTACGGCAATGAATCCGGAGTCGGTCAGGGAGTCAGGCGTGCTATACGTGATGGCATAATCAGGCGCGACGAAATTTTTATAACGAGTAAAATAATTCCCGGAATAAATAATTACGACTCAGCAATAAACGAGTCAAATAAAAATTTAGGACTTGAATATATTGACTTAATGTTAATACATCAGCCCGGTTATAATGACGAAAATTTATATAAGGCTCTTGAACGCGGAGTAAATGCAGGCATAATTAAATCTATAGGCATATCAAATTATTACACTCCGGCGGAATTTGAGAGAATCGCAAAAATTTCGTCAATCATTCCCGCAATAGTTCAGAACGAGAATCACATTTTTTATCAGAATTCAGATTTGCAGAAATATTTGACTCGCTACGGGACTATTATAGAGTCGTGGTATCCATTCGGCGGACGAGGCAGCGCAAGAGAGATTCTCAACAATCCGGCCATAAAGAAAATAGCAGCCTCACACAAGAAAACTAGCGCGCAGATTATATTACGCTGGCAGATTCAGGCGGGTTATATAGTCATTCCTGGATCAAGTAATCCCGAACATATCCGCGAAAATATTAACGTGTTTGATTTCGAGTTGACTCCCTGCGAAATGAATATAATAAAAAATTTGAATCGCAATAAGAGATTTGAGAACTGGTAAACAATAAAAATTTTAGGCAGGTTATGAGTCGCCCCCTGGCCTGCCTGAGTTTACGCTAAATCAATAATTACTCCCCAGTCTCCGCCGATAAGTTGAATTTTTGAGTCCCTAAATTGAGTCGGCAAAAGTGTTCTTATATTATATTCATATGGGAAAAAACGAACGTGTAAATCAGCAAGATATCTATATTCACGCTGACGAGGAAGGACAATAATTAATTTTTTCTTTGCTACTCGTACTAATTCCGAGAAACAGGCCGCAAAATCTACAACGTGTTCAAGTACATGCGAACAAGTAACTTTATCGAAAGATTTATCAGGGAAAGGAATTTTTGTAATAGACCCTTGCACAAATTTATAGCCTTCTGTATCAAGCGGCTTCTCAATGTCCAACCCGATAATATTTTCTGTATTATTACTGATTTTAGCGATTTCCTTAGCTAAATAACCTCTTCCGCAGCCCACATCTAGGACATTTTCTCCGGACTCTATATTATTCAGGATAAAATTTAAAGTAGCATTATTTAAATCTGTCGGCCTTTGTGATATAAGAGTCTTTGCTGCAAGTTCATAATATTCGTTATAACCTTTTTCATCAAGGTACGGGAATTTATCTTTATATTGCAGCAACTTTGCCGCATCTCGTCCGCAAGCTACACGATAAATCGGATACATTAACCAGTAACAATCTCTAAGAATCGGCGGCAACAAATTATCTAATATATAATTTATTATCTTTGTGAAATCCCTGCTTATTACCATAAAAA
The Synergistaceae bacterium genome window above contains:
- the ilvB gene encoding biosynthetic-type acetolactate synthase large subunit; the protein is MNNTSMKLNGSEILIQCLIEQGVDTIFGYPGGAILNVYDKLYDHKEIKHILTAHEQGASHAADGYARSTGKVGVCFATSGPGSTNLATGVATAYMDSAPVVFITCNVNSDLIGRDAFQEVDITGVTLPITKCSYIVSKVENLADTVREAFAIARSGRPGPVLIDIQKNATADECEYYPVTPEEFFMSTGSRIERLRKTHHPSVGYPEIDLNAIDELAELIDKSEKPLLICGGGVVRAKASQEFRTLAARMDSPVAITVMGGGAFPGDSDLKTGMIGMHGSQASNMACDACDLLISVGCRFSDRVTLNPAGFAKNAKIVQIDIDPSEIDKNIKSDLHIVGDAKKILNLLLVKLKRDKKNDGWKNYVFSFKRETEYDDDPNHETLTPKQILSSAAEILPQDTIVTTDVGQHQMWAIQHFKFDYPGQLITSGGFGTMGFGLGAAIGAQVGNPDKTVLHVTGDGSFRMNCNELATEEFYKLPIITLIFNNSTLGMVRQWQHLIYHERYSQTTLNRGPDFAKLAEAYGIHGRSVHDVESLRQVLTEAVNSRSDGRGWVIDCKIDIDEMVRPMVGGNSFIVNFMLD
- a CDS encoding phosphatase PAP2 family protein, translated to MDIDIEYLLWLQNFRESTDNILTPFFNLITTIAAAGLIVIPIFIYWCINKRSGLYILVSIGISRFINSILKLTFCVYRPWIRDSRIIPDKVAIKDASGYSFPSGHVMDSTPIYGGLAVLCRKKAAFISWLCALMIILTALSRNYLGVHTPQDVLVGVLMALFSLWLTSKIFAYIYSHPEKENIFMITGLIICVIVLLYAELKSYPMDYDSKGKLIVNYDSMIKSSLPSIGEVAGLILGRYLDRKYINFQHTGFNFKGVFFALMGITIYYLIFIEFRHALFNFNHATRLARGLLSMMYITALWPAVIKFFVKVERA
- a CDS encoding phosphatase PAP2 family protein, producing MDIDFLLWLQSIRTEYLTSLALFISDLIPYMKFPAIFIYWCINKKKGLFVLVSFGLSYFINGLLKGIFCVYRPFIKDSRVIPLDKEGGYSFPSGHVMLVTPLLGGYAVLCRKKTQIISWIMGLLIILMILSRLYIGVHTPQDVITGVLLSLLTLYITAKIFAFIERRPESEKFFLLTGIIICIAAFVYLYFKSYPVDYDSAGKILVKPDSARASTIGNIGNLAGILIGFYIDKKFIKFSYKSVNFRGVLLAVIGIAFYYYFASSYIEDALKILCSSTYRKFMRYFIESIFIVVIWPAVIKLFTRK
- a CDS encoding alpha/beta hydrolase, which encodes MIKILAALAIISCFAAGSFAEDSIKDFTEDTRVFKIDSSIQVKKAHFHNRYGIDLTGDLYLPANFDAGKKYPGIAVCGPFGAVKEQVSGLYAQEMAKAGYVALAFDPSFTGESGGVARYVSSPEINTEDYSAAIDFLSVQKFIDPSKIGIIGVCGWGGIALNAAAADTRIKAAVASTMYDMSRVSANGYFDSANTEEARYNAKKAMNEQRIKDYESGSYKRAGGVIDPLPEDAPQFVKDYYAYYKTPRGYHKRSLNSNEGWNVTAGLAMINMPMLAWVEEIRSPVLLVYGEKAHSKYFSEDVFKRLKGDNKKIIIIPDASHIDLYDNLEKIPFSEIISFMDNYVK
- a CDS encoding aldo/keto reductase, with protein sequence MNMKILYYSNNFIAGNNGRENALKNFRVYLSVIAVIIMLVSQASAMEYRNLNDGRKIPVLGLGTWTLNNSQAADLVYIAIKSGYRLIDTARYYGNESGVGQGVRRAIRDGIIRRDEIFITSKIIPGINNYDSAINESNKNLGLEYIDLMLIHQPGYNDENLYKALERGVNAGIIKSIGISNYYTPAEFERIAKISSIIPAIVQNENHIFYQNSDLQKYLTRYGTIIESWYPFGGRGSAREILNNPAIKKIAASHKKTSAQIILRWQIQAGYIVIPGSSNPEHIRENINVFDFELTPCEMNIIKNLNRNKRFENW
- a CDS encoding class I SAM-dependent methyltransferase codes for the protein MVISRDFTKIINYILDNLLPPILRDCYWLMYPIYRVACGRDAAKLLQYKDKFPYLDEKGYNEYYELAAKTLISQRPTDLNNATLNFILNNIESGENVLDVGCGRGYLAKEIAKISNNTENIIGLDIEKPLDTEGYKFVQGSITKIPFPDKSFDKVTCSHVLEHVVDFAACFSELVRVAKKKLIIVLPRQREYRYLADLHVRFFPYEYNIRTLLPTQFRDSKIQLIGGDWGVIIDLA